Genomic window (Gelria sp. Kuro-4):
GTTCAGTGCCATCGCTCACGCGCGGCAGCTCCTGGTGCCGGTATAGGGCGTCATCATCTACATTGAGGCGCGCATCTGCGGCAATGACCCGTTCGCCGCTCACCACCAGCGGGTTTATCTCTGTGAGCTCCGCATCGTAGGTGCAAAAAACCCGGTACAGCCGCGTGAGGATTTCCGCCAGCTGGCGCGCATGGCCGCCGGTAAGGCCCAGGCGCCGGGCCACCTCGCGCCCGACGTATGGGTAAACCCCCAGCCGGATGTCAATGTGTCGGCGAACGATATCCTCCTCCGGCACCTCCTCGATGTTGATCCCGCCGCAGCTGGAGGCGATGATGAGCGGCGCTTTCGCCGCCTTGTCCACGGTAATCCCCAGGTAGAGTTCCTCATCGATGCTCAGTTTCTCTTCCACCAGCACCTGCTCCACCCGGTAACCGCGGATCTCCGCCCCCAGGAGGCGCGCTGCCGCTGCCTGCGCCTCCTCCGGGGTCGCGGCGAAGGCAATGCCCCCGGCCTTACCGCGCGCTCCGGCCAGCACCTGCGACTTGATGGCTACCGGGCCAATGGCGCGCGCAATGTCCGCCGCTTCCTCAGGTGTCCGCGCCACCCGGCCCTGCGGCACCGGGATACCTGCTCGGCGGAAAGCGTCTTTAGCCAGATACTCGTAGAGTTTCATCCCGATCTCCTTCCTGCACTTCTAGCCAGTTTTGCCGGCCAGCCCCTGAACTCCTTAAGGCATAATCCCCAGCGCCCGCCAGTAGGGCAGCCCGATGAGGAACCACTGCGCCAGGACCACCAGGCCGAACAAGAGCCCAAAGGCGGCTGAATCGCGGGTTTCAAACAACCCCGCGCCGTTGAACATGAGCAGCGGTACCGTGTTGAAAGGAAAAATGCACGAGTACGGAATCAGGGTCATGGCGGGAACATAAAGCGCCAGCACGGGCAGGCTCAAGGCCTTCGCCAGCGAAATAACGATTGGCAACAGCGCCGCCGCCATGGCCGTGTAGGTGAAAAAGAGCACGTGGCCATAGTACATAAGAAAGACGATCAAGGCATAAATCGCGAAGAAGGGCAAGGATTTTAACCCCAAGGCATTCAGGATGTGCATCACCGCCCAGTCCATGCCCTTCGTCTGGTTCAAAGCCGCCGAAAGGCCCAGTGCGGCACCGAAGAGCACATAGGTTCCCCAGGGCACGTCCTTTTCCGCATCCTTCCATGTCACTACGCCGTAACGCGGAACGAAGAGAATCATGGCGGCGAACAGGCCTTTAACAAACACATGGAGCCCCAGGATGGTCTGCAGGATGGCCGGCAAGGACCGGTAAGCCTGTACACCGATGACGGATTTGTCCAGTATCCACAGCGCCAGAGCAGTTAAAAAGGACATGAGCGTCACTTTTTCGGCGCTGGTGACCGGTCCGAGCGAACGCAGTTCCTGCGCGACGTACTCCGCACCGCCGTTGATTTCTTTTATCTCAGGCGGGAAGAGGAAGTACACCAAGAAGAACGCCAGGAGTGTGGAAACAAGGACCATGGGGAAGGTGTAGAGGAACCACTGGGTCCAGGAGACGTCAATGCCGGCCGCCTTTTTCAGGATGCTGATCGCCAGGGGGTTAGCGATGGTAGCTGTCAGAATCCCCGCGCTGATGATGTTGTCCGCTGCCCCGGCATAGATCCCGATTGCCTTGGCGAAGTTGCTTTTGCCCTTCTCGACGCCCGCCGTGCCCACGATACCGACGATCACCGGCAGGAGCAGCCCGCCCTTGGCGATGGTGGAAGGCGTGGTCGCTGAAATGGCGATGTTGATGACGCCGACCATGAAGAGAATCCAGAAAGAGGAACCACGGGCCAGGTTCATGAGGACGAGAGCAACCCGCTTCGCCAGCCCCGATTTAGAGAAGGCAGTGGCGTAAACAAAGCCGAGGATCATCAGCCAGAGGCCCGCGTCCCCGTACCCCGACATGCCGGTGCTGACAGCCTTAGCCGCCGTCTTTTTGTCGGCCGAGAGAGCCAGTACCACCAGCACCAGTACCAGGAGCGAGGCCGGCGTCAGGTACTGAGCGGGAGCGGCCACCCAGAGCCCAACAGCCAGCACAAAGACCGCCAGCACGTACTTGCCGGCCGGTGACAACCCTGCTGCCCCGGGGAAGGGGTACAGGGCAATGAAAAGCGCTATTAAGGCCATCAGGGCCATCACGATATACCGCCAGGTCCCGTTGGTCTTCATACCGCTTCCCCTTTCAAGCTGCGTTTCGCCAGCGCCAGGCCGGCCTCCAGAGCCTGCATGTTTAGTTCTTCCGTGCCCTTAGGCACCCGCCGCAGGACCGCCTTTCGGATGGCCTCTTCGCTGACCACCTGGCCGACACCTGTTACCAGCCCCAAGGCCACGATGTTGGCCACGATCTCGCGGCCCACCGTTTCCCGCGCAACCCGGGTGACCGGGAAGGCAAAGAGCGCGCAGCCCGGTGCCGTCGCCTGCACAAGGTCGCTGTCGACGATGATCCTGCCATCCGGTTTCACCTGCGGCCCGTATTTTTCCCAAGCCTGCTGCGCCATGGCCAGGAGCAGGTCCGCGCGGCGCACCTTGGGATAACCGATCGGTCCGTCAGCGATGATCACCTCGGCCCGGCTGGCGCCCCCGCGCGACTCCGGACCGTAGGACTGGCTCTGAACCACGTTGTACCCGTCGCGGATAGCCGCTTCGGCCAGGATGATGCCCGCTGTGATCAGGCCCTGGCCGCCTTCGCCCGAAAGGCGTACCTCATAATGGAACAAGTCGCTCCCCCCTATTCCCCAGCTACTGCGTGCGCGTCTTTTGCCTTAAGCCGTGCAATAAGCTCGCCGTAACGTTCGGTGTACTCCGGCACAGCCCGGTCGGCAAACTCGCCGATGACAATCTTGCCCTTACGTTCCTCGGGACTGAGCGTCGCCGCACGCTTGACATCCACCGCCAGCGTTTTGAACCGCTCCAGCATCTCGGCCCCCGCCCCCAGCTTGTTTTTGCGCCCGAAGTAAGTGGGGCACTGGGCAACAGCCTCGACGAAGGCAAACCCTTTCTTTTTTATGGCCTTCTCCAGGTAGGTGATCAGGCTCTGGACGTGGTACGTGGTGCTGCGCGCCACGTAGCTGGCCCCGGCTGCCTGCACCAGCTGCGCCAGGTCGAAGGGCTGTTCAATGTTCCCGTACGGGGAGGTTGTAGTTATGCGGGCGGTTGGGGTCAGCGGCGAATACTGGCCGCTCGTCATGCCGTAGTTGCTGTTGTTCATGACCACCGCCACCAGGTCGATGTTGCGCCGCGCCGCGTGAATGAGGTGGTTCCCCCCAATGGCTGAGGCATCGCCATCGCCCATGAGCACAATGACGGTCAGGTCGGGGCGGTAGAGCTTGAGCCCGGTGGCGTACGCCAGCGCCCGCCCGTGGGTGGTATGCAGGGTATTAAAATCCAGGTAGGCCGGGATGCGCCCCGAGCAGCCTATCCCGGAAACAACGGCCGTCTTATCCTGATCGAGCCCGGCGCGGTCAATGGCTCTGAGGAGCGCATTCATCACGATGCCATGCCCGCAACCAGGGCAGAGGATGTGCGGCAGCCGCTGCTTCCGCAGGTACTTGGTAATATCTGACATCTGCTCGCCCTCCAAAGGCAATCAACTTTCGTCTTACCCCTTGATGAAGCTGACGATCTGTTCTGGGGTGATGAGCTCACCGTTCACCTGGTTGCAGAGCTCCACCGGCGCGCGTTTGGTGAGCCGGTCCACCACGTAATAAAGCTGGCCCATGTTCATCTCCACTACGACCACGCGCCGCGCCGCGGCCACCCGGCTCTGCCACGCTTTTTCCGGGAAGGGCCAAATGGTGATGGGTCGAAAGAGAGCAATGGAATAGCCCGCGCGCCGGAGGTCTTCCA
Coding sequences:
- a CDS encoding 2-oxoacid:ferredoxin oxidoreductase subunit beta, whose product is MSDITKYLRKQRLPHILCPGCGHGIVMNALLRAIDRAGLDQDKTAVVSGIGCSGRIPAYLDFNTLHTTHGRALAYATGLKLYRPDLTVIVLMGDGDASAIGGNHLIHAARRNIDLVAVVMNNSNYGMTSGQYSPLTPTARITTTSPYGNIEQPFDLAQLVQAAGASYVARSTTYHVQSLITYLEKAIKKKGFAFVEAVAQCPTYFGRKNKLGAGAEMLERFKTLAVDVKRAATLSPEERKGKIVIGEFADRAVPEYTERYGELIARLKAKDAHAVAGE
- a CDS encoding DASS family sodium-coupled anion symporter: MKTNGTWRYIVMALMALIALFIALYPFPGAAGLSPAGKYVLAVFVLAVGLWVAAPAQYLTPASLLVLVLVVLALSADKKTAAKAVSTGMSGYGDAGLWLMILGFVYATAFSKSGLAKRVALVLMNLARGSSFWILFMVGVINIAISATTPSTIAKGGLLLPVIVGIVGTAGVEKGKSNFAKAIGIYAGAADNIISAGILTATIANPLAISILKKAAGIDVSWTQWFLYTFPMVLVSTLLAFFLVYFLFPPEIKEINGGAEYVAQELRSLGPVTSAEKVTLMSFLTALALWILDKSVIGVQAYRSLPAILQTILGLHVFVKGLFAAMILFVPRYGVVTWKDAEKDVPWGTYVLFGAALGLSAALNQTKGMDWAVMHILNALGLKSLPFFAIYALIVFLMYYGHVLFFTYTAMAAALLPIVISLAKALSLPVLALYVPAMTLIPYSCIFPFNTVPLLMFNGAGLFETRDSAAFGLLFGLVVLAQWFLIGLPYWRALGIMP
- the sucC gene encoding ADP-forming succinate--CoA ligase subunit beta, with product MKLYEYLAKDAFRRAGIPVPQGRVARTPEEAADIARAIGPVAIKSQVLAGARGKAGGIAFAATPEEAQAAAARLLGAEIRGYRVEQVLVEEKLSIDEELYLGITVDKAAKAPLIIASSCGGINIEEVPEEDIVRRHIDIRLGVYPYVGREVARRLGLTGGHARQLAEILTRLYRVFCTYDAELTEINPLVVSGERVIAADARLNVDDDALYRHQELPRVSDGTELEEKIKALGLAYVELDGDIAVMANGAGITMSTLDVIKRYGGRPANFLDAGGGAGVEATAKAIEVLLLKKPRALLINIFGGITRCDDVARAIVEVQKTRGIPVPLVIRLVGTNEAQGIKILRENGLSAYRSMDEAARAVVAAAGEVA
- a CDS encoding 2-oxoacid:acceptor oxidoreductase family protein, with the protein product MFHYEVRLSGEGGQGLITAGIILAEAAIRDGYNVVQSQSYGPESRGGASRAEVIIADGPIGYPKVRRADLLLAMAQQAWEKYGPQVKPDGRIIVDSDLVQATAPGCALFAFPVTRVARETVGREIVANIVALGLVTGVGQVVSEEAIRKAVLRRVPKGTEELNMQALEAGLALAKRSLKGEAV